The following are from one region of the Halarcobacter sp. genome:
- a CDS encoding transglutaminase-like cysteine peptidase, protein MNSIYFNINGTKKRFILISLILVSFSFSLFADNNFNISNTTIEKIGLKYGKKAKKRVQMWNDTMKNVSSKNIFHKLKDINDFWNKIQYRQDSKVWQRKDYWASPFEFLAVGAGDSEDYAIAKYITLLNLGVSNKKLKILYMKNLSEETHAVLTYFHKSDSKLVVLDNINKNLTLKTKEEIQKTNKNFLKISTSYINDINQSVKIKYNKQKVDKEIILNTLKL, encoded by the coding sequence ATGAATTCAATCTATTTTAATATAAATGGAACTAAAAAAAGATTTATTTTAATAAGTCTAATTTTAGTTTCATTCTCTTTTTCACTATTTGCAGATAATAATTTCAATATTTCAAATACCACAATTGAAAAAATTGGTTTAAAATATGGTAAAAAAGCAAAAAAAAGAGTTCAAATGTGGAATGATACAATGAAAAATGTTAGCTCAAAAAATATTTTTCATAAACTAAAAGATATAAACGATTTTTGGAATAAAATTCAATATCGTCAAGATTCAAAAGTGTGGCAAAGAAAAGATTATTGGGCATCACCTTTTGAGTTTCTAGCGGTTGGAGCTGGAGATTCAGAAGATTATGCAATTGCAAAGTATATTACTCTTTTAAACTTAGGTGTTTCAAATAAAAAATTAAAAATACTTTATATGAAAAACTTATCAGAAGAAACTCATGCTGTATTAACATATTTTCATAAAAGTGATTCAAAACTTGTTGTCTTAGATAATATAAATAAAAATCTAACATTAAAAACTAAAGAAGAGATTCAAAAAACTAACAAAAATTTTTTAAAAATAAGCACTTCATATATTAATGATATAAATCAAAGTGTAAAAATAAAATATAACAAGCAAAAAGTTGACAAAGAGATTATTTTAAATACACTTAAACTTTAA
- a CDS encoding outer membrane protein assembly factor BamD — MGNYLKFTNLFLAASLIFVFSACSQKSEKIQEFDKPALYWFNKMADEISTGFLEDADDTYISLESEHRNSPLLSTALLILANAHIDEEEYELANFYLDEYIKRFALSKNIDYVRYLKIKANFKGFAYDLRDQQLIEDTISQIEDFIKNFPRSPYTPLVSTMNSRLYMAKATLDKEIADLYERLDKPKAAKLYNEKVKKSWVNPEEIEPVDVPFYRYPFERDILF, encoded by the coding sequence ATGGGTAATTATTTAAAGTTTACTAATCTGTTTTTAGCAGCAAGCTTAATTTTTGTATTTTCAGCTTGTTCTCAAAAATCTGAGAAAATTCAAGAATTTGATAAACCAGCACTATATTGGTTTAATAAAATGGCAGATGAGATAAGTACTGGATTTTTAGAAGATGCAGATGATACATATATCTCTTTAGAAAGTGAGCATAGAAATTCTCCACTTCTTTCAACAGCATTATTGATACTTGCAAATGCACATATTGATGAAGAAGAGTATGAGTTAGCAAATTTCTATTTAGATGAGTATATAAAAAGATTTGCACTTAGCAAAAATATTGATTATGTAAGATACTTAAAGATTAAAGCCAACTTCAAAGGTTTTGCATACGATTTAAGAGATCAACAATTGATTGAGGATACTATTTCTCAAATTGAAGATTTTATTAAAAACTTTCCAAGATCACCATATACACCTTTAGTAAGTACAATGAATTCAAGGTTATATATGGCAAAAGCTACATTGGATAAAGAGATAGCTGATTTATATGAAAGACTTGATAAGCCAAAGGCAGCAAAACTGTATAATGAAAAAGTAAAAAAATCTTGGGTTAATCCAGAAGAAATTGAACCAGTAGATGTTCCTTTTTATAGATACCCATTTGAAAGAGATATATTATTTTAA
- a CDS encoding transglutaminase-like cysteine peptidase: MKKIFVISFFIVSLTLTITIANKSFNITEQKLQQIESKYGKKARKRVELWDKTMQTSKNQDILHKLKQINDFWNRVTYKRDSVVWKQNDYWAAPFEFLSVGAGDCEDYAIAKYFSLRELGVPDDKLRITYVKLMRRGTKFEEAHMVLTYYHKPGATPIVLDNVNKRLKLASKRTDLRPVYSFNASGLWQAKNKGKTSVRVGSNNLKNWKSMMNRI; this comes from the coding sequence ATGAAAAAAATATTTGTTATATCTTTTTTCATTGTTTCATTAACCCTTACAATAACAATTGCAAATAAATCCTTTAATATTACAGAGCAAAAACTTCAGCAAATTGAAAGTAAATATGGTAAAAAAGCCAGAAAAAGAGTTGAGCTTTGGGATAAAACAATGCAAACTTCTAAAAATCAAGATATTTTACATAAACTAAAACAAATAAATGACTTCTGGAATAGAGTTACATATAAAAGAGATTCTGTTGTTTGGAAACAAAATGACTATTGGGCTGCACCATTTGAATTTTTAAGTGTTGGAGCAGGAGATTGTGAAGATTATGCAATTGCAAAATATTTTAGTTTAAGAGAACTGGGAGTTCCTGATGATAAGCTTAGAATAACATATGTAAAACTTATGAGAAGAGGTACTAAATTTGAGGAAGCTCATATGGTATTAACTTATTATCATAAACCAGGTGCAACACCTATTGTATTAGATAATGTAAATAAGAGATTAAAACTAGCAAGTAAAAGAACAGATTTAAGACCAGTTTATAGTTTTAATGCAAGTGGCTTATGGCAAGCAAAAAATAAAGGAAAAACTTCAGTTAGAGTTGGTTCAAACAACTTAAAAAACTGGAAATCTATGATGAATAGAATTTAA
- a CDS encoding EAL domain-containing protein codes for MSLSKQLYMIIAFIFFIIFSGNFFISVNNMKDYLEIEASTKAQDTATSIGMSLRPLINDKEDPEIQSIIRAISNSGFYKEVRLEDADFIITDKKLIEASTDLSDSNWKINKVSVDSKFGYIEKIESDQSISEQLLKLENEQDEIDLSGMSDSVKYRYVPSEIYKKGGNITFNFTASKDGQRIDTFANITLNKVLFKESRDIKFDYVPQWFIKLIPINLEEKYSEISNGWNTAAVIYVSPNPGEAYAKLFEQARNSIIYAFIAFIISMLLLLVFVQFILRPLKKIEKLAKNIAKGNFDVIEPLPWTIEIKNVSIAMNDMSRKIEAMINKLTNNLSNLSKKLSEDELTGLNSKQPLETDIKQMFIKKETGYIFDIKIDNLSKYVKTHTNEEVDNYIIKFANVLKDLSENSKAYRIFGSEFLLVIKDCDYDGTKEIANKLKKRFNDLSIELNIDEIAHVGGTPFNELGTLAEMRQAANEAYEKAKLIGPNEIFIRDTNDLSRDMNAWRELITEIIDNSHFEVDFINDTYTLDNLDENIIMQEAFTNAKDKENNPIPIGSFVSIAEKYEKIVDFDKAVISKIISFIQINNIKHDICINLSLDSISNNNFIMWLEKEIFKNRDIASQLVFSLSAYGVAKDMTLFKDFCEFIHNCGSKVIIKRFESKFVPTENLKEFNLDYIRLARDYTTNMHKDRSKKEFVESINELGNLLNIKVCAESVKEEKDLETVKSINLFAISK; via the coding sequence ATGTCTTTATCAAAACAACTGTATATGATTATTGCTTTTATATTTTTTATAATATTTAGTGGTAATTTTTTTATTAGCGTAAACAATATGAAAGACTATCTAGAAATAGAAGCTTCAACGAAAGCACAAGATACTGCCACTTCAATAGGAATGAGTCTAAGACCTTTAATAAATGATAAAGAAGACCCAGAAATCCAATCTATAATTAGAGCCATATCAAATAGTGGCTTTTATAAAGAGGTTAGACTAGAAGATGCAGATTTTATTATTACAGATAAAAAACTTATTGAAGCTTCAACTGATTTAAGTGATTCAAATTGGAAAATAAATAAAGTCTCTGTAGATTCGAAATTTGGATATATAGAAAAAATTGAATCTGACCAATCAATAAGTGAACAGCTATTAAAACTTGAAAATGAGCAAGATGAGATTGATTTAAGTGGTATGTCAGATAGTGTTAAATATAGATATGTACCTAGTGAGATTTATAAAAAAGGTGGAAATATCACATTTAATTTTACAGCTTCAAAAGATGGGCAAAGAATTGATACATTTGCAAATATTACACTAAATAAAGTTTTATTTAAAGAGAGTAGAGATATTAAATTTGACTATGTTCCCCAATGGTTTATAAAACTTATCCCTATCAATCTTGAAGAAAAATATAGTGAGATCTCAAATGGTTGGAACACAGCAGCTGTTATTTATGTAAGCCCTAATCCGGGAGAAGCCTATGCTAAACTTTTTGAGCAAGCAAGAAATTCAATTATTTACGCATTTATAGCATTTATAATCTCTATGCTTCTTTTATTAGTTTTTGTACAATTTATTTTAAGACCTCTTAAAAAAATCGAAAAACTTGCAAAAAATATTGCAAAAGGGAATTTTGATGTAATTGAGCCTTTACCTTGGACAATAGAGATTAAAAATGTATCAATAGCAATGAATGATATGTCAAGAAAAATAGAAGCAATGATAAATAAACTTACAAATAATCTTAGCAATCTATCAAAAAAATTATCAGAAGATGAACTAACAGGATTAAATTCAAAACAACCTTTAGAAACAGATATAAAACAGATGTTTATAAAAAAAGAAACTGGATATATCTTTGATATAAAAATTGATAACCTTTCAAAATATGTAAAAACACATACAAATGAAGAGGTTGACAATTATATTATCAAATTTGCAAATGTCTTAAAAGATTTGTCTGAAAATTCAAAAGCCTATAGAATATTTGGTTCAGAGTTTTTATTAGTTATAAAAGATTGTGATTATGATGGTACAAAAGAGATTGCAAATAAATTGAAAAAAAGATTTAATGATTTATCAATAGAATTGAATATTGATGAAATTGCACATGTTGGTGGAACTCCATTTAATGAATTAGGAACTTTAGCTGAAATGAGACAAGCTGCCAATGAAGCCTATGAAAAAGCAAAACTAATTGGTCCAAATGAGATATTTATTAGAGATACTAATGACCTTTCAAGGGATATGAATGCTTGGAGAGAATTGATTACAGAAATAATTGATAATAGCCACTTTGAAGTTGATTTTATCAATGATACATATACTTTAGATAATCTTGATGAAAATATTATTATGCAAGAAGCCTTTACAAATGCAAAAGATAAAGAGAATAATCCTATCCCTATTGGTTCATTTGTTTCGATAGCTGAAAAATATGAAAAAATCGTCGATTTTGATAAAGCTGTAATCTCAAAAATTATCAGTTTTATACAAATAAACAATATTAAACATGATATTTGTATTAATCTATCTTTAGATTCTATTTCTAATAACAACTTTATTATGTGGCTTGAAAAAGAGATTTTCAAAAATAGAGATATCGCTTCTCAATTAGTCTTCTCATTATCTGCTTATGGGGTTGCAAAAGATATGACTCTATTTAAAGATTTTTGTGAGTTTATTCATAACTGTGGTTCAAAAGTTATTATCAAAAGATTTGAAAGTAAATTTGTACCAACTGAAAACTTAAAAGAGTTTAATCTTGATTATATAAGACTTGCTAGAGACTATACAACTAATATGCATAAAGATCGATCTAAAAAAGAGTTTGTTGAATCTATAAATGAGTTAGGAAACCTATTAAATATAAAAGTTTGTGCAGAATCTGTAAAAGAGGAAAAAGATTTAGAAACTGTTAAAAGTATTAATCTTTTCGCTATAAGTAAATAA
- a CDS encoding rhomboid family intramembrane serine protease: protein MLTTKDFTITNIIIVITIIMFLIQTNIQYGSLYLGLNLYFTQGGFYWQPLTSMFSHGGFGHIAMNMFVLYQFGNLIEKYRGKKEFLLIYLVGGVLTSLLSYLYIYYLDNQVNLVGASGAICVLMGYIAYFDKYQRKGIITWILIISVAPILIGLPIAWYSHFIGLALGFLFGVFRKITF from the coding sequence ATGTTAACTACTAAAGATTTTACAATTACAAATATTATTATTGTTATAACTATTATAATGTTTCTAATTCAAACAAATATTCAATATGGAAGTTTATATTTAGGATTAAATTTATATTTCACACAAGGTGGTTTTTATTGGCAACCTTTAACTTCTATGTTTTCCCATGGAGGGTTTGGGCATATTGCTATGAATATGTTTGTTTTATATCAATTTGGTAATTTAATAGAAAAGTACAGAGGTAAAAAAGAGTTTTTACTTATATATCTAGTAGGGGGAGTTTTAACTTCGCTTTTAAGTTATCTTTATATCTATTACCTTGATAATCAAGTAAATCTAGTAGGAGCTTCAGGGGCAATTTGTGTACTTATGGGATATATTGCTTATTTTGATAAATATCAAAGAAAAGGGATAATCACTTGGATTCTAATAATCTCAGTTGCACCAATCTTAATAGGACTTCCTATTGCTTGGTATTCACACTTTATTGGTTTGGCTTTAGGTTTTTTATTTGGTGTTTTTAGAAAAATAACTTTTTAG
- the lon gene encoding endopeptidase La, giving the protein MELENYDSFPQSIPLIIEDDVFLYPFMIAPLFLNNEDNIKAVENAIEENKLVIVTVSKPGFEGKREKDGFYDVGVVGNIMRKVSLPDGKIKVLFQGLTKGHIKSFDEQNPTQAYVDKLVDEEYSKESVDSIVDVLIEQVKKLSRINSKFPSDLIKTIEENDEASRIADLISSVLRVKKEEAYKLFSETNIEKRLLEIIETIKKEIESFKIQKEITQKVNSKIEKTHKDYFLKEQIKAIQKELGSDNQKDVEIKAYKKKLKKLKPFMPKDGYKETKKQIEKLSRMHQDSPDSSLLQTYIENVLDIPFGEYADEKISVKNVEEQLDKDHYSLDKPKERIAEYFAVKEMLEERKIESLKSKGTVLCFVGPPGVGKTSLANSISKALKRPLVRVALGGMEDVNELRGHRRTYVGAMPGRIVKGLVDAKSMNPVVVLDEIDKLGANHRGDPTAVMLEVLDPEQNHEFRDLYLNFAIDLSQVIFVATANDVRSIPAPLRDRMEFIEMSSYTPNEKYHISKDYLIPQELEKHGLKRSEISLSKTTIETIISKYTREAGVRNLRRVFAKLFRKAVKKLLKDRELKQVSINTKNIKEFLDNPIFEIDPADKKNTIGVTNGLAWTSVGGDVLKTEAIKLRGKGILNVTGNMGDVMKESSRISYSVVKLLIDNKKLKIDKNIIPKTLKEEEEKTNLEPSEVYKRFDIHLHIPEGATPKDGPSAGITMATTIASILSQREVRSDICMTGELTLTGKVLPIGGLKEKLIAAYKAKMKLALIPRKNFLRDLDEIPTEVKEAMEIKAVDTIDDVLKEALI; this is encoded by the coding sequence ATGGAGTTAGAAAATTACGATTCTTTTCCTCAAAGTATACCATTAATTATTGAAGATGATGTATTTTTATACCCTTTTATGATTGCACCGCTATTTCTAAATAATGAAGACAATATTAAAGCAGTGGAAAATGCAATTGAAGAGAATAAATTAGTTATTGTTACTGTAAGTAAACCAGGGTTTGAGGGAAAAAGAGAAAAAGATGGCTTCTATGATGTAGGGGTTGTTGGAAATATTATGAGAAAAGTAAGTCTTCCTGATGGGAAGATTAAAGTACTTTTTCAAGGACTTACAAAAGGTCATATAAAAAGTTTTGATGAACAAAATCCAACACAAGCTTATGTTGATAAACTTGTAGATGAAGAGTATTCAAAAGAGAGTGTTGATTCTATTGTTGATGTATTAATTGAGCAAGTAAAAAAATTATCAAGAATCAATTCAAAGTTCCCATCTGATTTAATCAAAACAATAGAAGAAAATGATGAAGCTTCAAGAATAGCTGACTTAATCTCTTCTGTTTTAAGAGTAAAAAAAGAGGAAGCTTATAAACTTTTTTCTGAAACAAATATAGAAAAAAGATTATTAGAGATAATAGAAACTATTAAAAAAGAGATAGAAAGTTTTAAAATTCAAAAAGAGATTACTCAAAAAGTAAACTCAAAAATTGAAAAAACACATAAAGATTACTTCTTAAAGGAGCAAATTAAAGCTATACAAAAAGAGCTTGGGTCTGATAATCAAAAAGATGTAGAGATAAAAGCTTATAAAAAGAAGTTAAAAAAACTAAAACCTTTTATGCCAAAAGATGGTTATAAAGAAACAAAAAAACAAATAGAAAAATTAAGTAGAATGCATCAGGATTCTCCTGATAGTTCATTACTTCAAACTTATATAGAAAATGTTTTAGATATACCTTTTGGAGAATATGCAGATGAAAAGATATCTGTTAAAAATGTTGAAGAACAATTAGATAAAGATCACTATTCTTTAGATAAACCAAAAGAGAGAATTGCTGAGTATTTTGCTGTAAAAGAGATGCTTGAAGAGAGAAAAATTGAAAGCCTTAAATCAAAAGGTACAGTGTTATGTTTTGTGGGACCTCCAGGTGTTGGTAAAACATCATTGGCAAACTCTATTTCAAAAGCTTTAAAAAGACCACTAGTAAGAGTTGCTTTAGGTGGTATGGAAGATGTAAATGAGTTAAGGGGACATAGAAGAACATATGTTGGAGCTATGCCAGGACGAATTGTAAAAGGTTTAGTTGATGCAAAATCTATGAATCCAGTTGTGGTATTAGATGAGATTGACAAACTTGGAGCAAATCATAGAGGTGATCCAACAGCAGTTATGCTTGAAGTTTTAGACCCTGAACAAAACCATGAGTTTAGAGACCTTTATTTAAATTTTGCAATTGATTTATCACAAGTTATATTTGTAGCAACAGCAAATGATGTTAGAAGTATTCCTGCACCTTTAAGAGATAGAATGGAGTTTATTGAGATGTCATCTTATACTCCAAATGAAAAGTATCATATCTCTAAAGATTATCTAATCCCTCAAGAGTTGGAAAAACATGGTTTAAAAAGAAGTGAGATATCTTTATCAAAAACTACTATTGAAACAATTATTTCTAAATATACAAGAGAAGCAGGGGTTAGAAACCTAAGAAGAGTATTTGCTAAATTATTTAGAAAAGCTGTTAAGAAGTTATTAAAAGATAGAGAATTAAAACAAGTATCAATTAATACTAAAAATATAAAAGAGTTTTTAGATAATCCAATTTTTGAAATTGACCCAGCAGATAAGAAAAATACTATAGGTGTTACAAATGGTTTAGCTTGGACTTCAGTTGGTGGAGATGTATTAAAAACAGAAGCTATTAAACTTAGAGGAAAAGGGATTTTAAATGTAACTGGAAATATGGGTGACGTGATGAAAGAATCATCAAGAATTTCATATTCAGTTGTAAAACTTCTTATTGATAATAAAAAATTAAAAATAGATAAGAATATTATCCCTAAAACTTTAAAAGAGGAAGAGGAAAAAACAAATCTTGAGCCAAGTGAGGTTTATAAAAGATTTGATATTCACTTACATATTCCAGAAGGTGCAACTCCAAAAGATGGACCAAGTGCAGGTATAACTATGGCTACAACTATTGCTTCTATTTTAAGCCAAAGAGAAGTTAGATCAGATATTTGTATGACAGGTGAGCTTACACTTACTGGAAAAGTTCTTCCTATTGGTGGATTAAAAGAGAAATTAATTGCAGCATATAAAGCTAAAATGAAATTAGCTTTAATTCCTAGAAAAAACTTTTTAAGAGATTTAGATGAAATCCCTACAGAAGTAAAAGAAGCTATGGAAATCAAAGCAGTTGACACTATTGATGATGTCTTAAAAGAAGCATTGATATAA
- the rdgB gene encoding RdgB/HAM1 family non-canonical purine NTP pyrophosphatase has translation MKIVLATGNKGKIEEFKKLLPNEEIIPFKNLIGEYEVIEDGDTFKANAVKKAKEIYERIADENIIVISDDSGISVPILNNEPGIYSARYAGENADDKKNNAKLISKLKEKNIEKTKAFYTACIAIVFKNEVYTVHGWMHGEVVAKEIGDNGFGYDPMFIPNGFDKTLGELPHEIKKEFSHRSRALSLAKKVLDVIL, from the coding sequence ATGAAAATAGTTTTAGCTACAGGTAATAAAGGAAAAATTGAAGAGTTTAAAAAACTTCTTCCAAATGAAGAAATAATTCCTTTCAAAAATTTAATAGGTGAGTATGAAGTTATTGAGGATGGAGATACTTTTAAAGCAAATGCTGTAAAAAAAGCAAAAGAGATATATGAAAGGATCGCTGATGAGAACATTATAGTTATATCAGACGATAGTGGAATTTCAGTTCCTATACTAAATAACGAGCCAGGAATATATTCTGCAAGATATGCAGGTGAAAATGCAGATGATAAAAAAAATAATGCGAAATTAATCTCAAAATTAAAAGAGAAAAATATTGAAAAAACAAAAGCTTTTTATACTGCTTGTATAGCAATAGTTTTTAAAAATGAAGTTTATACAGTACATGGTTGGATGCATGGTGAAGTAGTAGCAAAAGAGATTGGTGATAATGGATTTGGTTATGACCCAATGTTTATTCCTAATGGTTTTGATAAAACATTAGGTGAACTGCCCCATGAAATAAAAAAAGAGTTTTCACATAGAAGTAGGGCTTTATCTTTAGCAAAAAAAGTTTTAGATGTAATATTATAA
- a CDS encoding prepilin-type N-terminal cleavage/methylation domain-containing protein yields MKSNKAFSLLELILVIFISSFVLIFVFKFSKDLYLVESETREISILKIDLNSTKIIIEKNLPNIINKLKYKDTTLYIDDKILLKNVSNFSLIKGSKKVIIDITLDDKISQKWEFEL; encoded by the coding sequence ATGAAATCAAATAAAGCATTTTCACTATTAGAACTAATTTTAGTTATATTTATCTCCTCATTTGTACTTATTTTTGTATTTAAATTTTCAAAAGACTTATATCTTGTAGAAAGTGAAACTAGAGAGATTTCAATACTAAAAATCGATTTAAACTCTACAAAAATAATTATTGAAAAAAATCTTCCAAACATAATCAATAAACTTAAATATAAAGACACTACTTTATATATTGATGATAAAATTTTATTAAAAAATGTAAGTAATTTTTCTCTTATAAAGGGATCAAAAAAAGTTATTATAGATATTACATTAGATGATAAAATATCTCAAAAATGGGAATTTGAACTATGA
- a CDS encoding pyrroline-5-carboxylate reductase, translating to MKLTLIGNGFMAQALAKGLVKNFEVEIIGRDINKLKKVKEAIPDVEIKQLDDTEDITDKNIVFCVKPYALQSVAARLEGQANILFSILAGTTLESLRKQIKSKYYVRTMPNVAASVSKSATTITGDKEAKKIALELFTYIGKAVWVDTEKELDVATAIAGSGPAFLCLVAEALSDGGVKAGLNRSVSNELVQGLFEGYAKLLENNHPAIIKDSVMSPGGTTAAGVAKLEEGSVRSSMIKAIEAAHEKAVEIGKK from the coding sequence ATGAAACTTACATTAATTGGAAATGGCTTTATGGCCCAAGCCTTAGCTAAAGGATTAGTTAAAAATTTTGAAGTTGAAATTATTGGAAGAGATATTAATAAACTAAAAAAAGTTAAAGAGGCTATTCCAGATGTTGAAATAAAACAGTTAGATGATACAGAAGATATCACTGATAAAAATATAGTATTTTGTGTAAAACCTTATGCCCTACAAAGTGTAGCAGCAAGATTGGAGGGTCAGGCAAATATACTATTTTCAATCCTTGCAGGTACTACTTTAGAGAGTCTAAGAAAACAAATCAAATCAAAATATTATGTTAGAACTATGCCAAATGTAGCTGCATCTGTTAGTAAATCTGCTACAACTATAACAGGTGATAAAGAGGCTAAAAAAATCGCTTTAGAACTATTTACATATATTGGAAAAGCTGTATGGGTTGATACAGAAAAAGAGTTAGATGTAGCAACAGCAATAGCAGGAAGCGGTCCAGCATTTTTATGTTTAGTAGCTGAAGCTTTAAGTGATGGTGGAGTAAAAGCAGGTCTAAATAGAAGTGTAAGTAATGAATTAGTTCAAGGACTTTTTGAAGGTTATGCAAAACTATTAGAAAACAACCATCCAGCTATTATTAAAGATTCTGTAATGAGTCCAGGTGGAACAACTGCAGCAGGTGTAGCAAAGCTTGAAGAGGGATCAGTAAGAAGTAGCATGATAAAAGCTATTGAAGCTGCTCACGAAAAAGCAGTTGAAATTGGAAAAAAATAG
- a CDS encoding MFS transporter, with the protein MIKSILPLSSIIALRFFGLFIVLPVLSVYAINLYGATTTLVGVVVGGYALTQMIFQVPFGIMSDKLGRKGTIITGLILFGIGSIFCAIADDILLLMLGRFLQGAGAIGAVVTATISDLVKEEQRPKAMATMGMAIGMSFAASMILGPTISSFAGVESLFYLTAVIAFGSIFILIKFVPNPPQITHSNPTDKQLIQVLTNKNLIKMNITNFLQKGLMTFAFMIIPMVLINNFQWEMSDLWKVYLPAMIFGVLAMAPAAIIAEKKGKFKEILAIGIVFFAVSYLLIGLSSTSLIFVIGVVIFFIGFNMHEPIMQSLASKFAKVHQRGLVLGIFNAHGYLGTFIGGVLGGIFFEKVSLSSLVMVIAVVCLIWIILILTMPNPSKKKTLYVPLTSQAQNNSKNLDKISEIDEWYINDTEQTIVIKYDSDLIEESMILNTLRP; encoded by the coding sequence ATGATTAAATCTATTTTACCACTTAGTTCTATTATAGCACTAAGATTTTTCGGACTTTTTATAGTTCTTCCTGTTTTATCAGTATATGCAATTAATCTATATGGAGCAACAACTACTCTTGTTGGTGTTGTTGTTGGAGGATATGCTTTAACGCAAATGATATTTCAAGTTCCTTTTGGAATTATGAGTGATAAACTAGGGAGAAAAGGTACAATTATTACAGGACTTATTCTTTTTGGTATTGGTTCAATATTCTGTGCAATTGCTGATGATATCTTACTTCTGATGTTAGGAAGATTTTTACAAGGTGCAGGGGCAATAGGTGCAGTAGTAACTGCAACAATTAGTGACTTAGTTAAAGAGGAACAAAGACCAAAAGCAATGGCAACTATGGGGATGGCTATTGGTATGAGTTTTGCTGCTTCAATGATTTTAGGGCCAACAATTAGTTCTTTTGCTGGTGTTGAATCATTATTTTATCTAACGGCTGTTATAGCTTTTGGTTCAATTTTTATTTTAATTAAATTTGTTCCAAATCCACCACAAATAACCCATTCAAATCCAACTGACAAACAATTAATACAAGTTTTAACAAACAAAAACTTAATCAAGATGAACATAACAAACTTTTTACAAAAAGGTTTAATGACTTTTGCATTTATGATTATTCCAATGGTATTAATAAACAACTTCCAATGGGAGATGTCAGATTTATGGAAAGTTTACCTTCCTGCGATGATTTTTGGGGTATTAGCAATGGCACCAGCTGCAATTATTGCTGAGAAAAAAGGTAAATTCAAAGAGATATTAGCAATAGGTATTGTATTTTTTGCAGTATCTTATTTACTAATTGGTTTAAGTTCAACTTCTTTAATCTTTGTAATTGGGGTAGTTATATTTTTTATTGGTTTTAATATGCATGAACCAATTATGCAATCACTTGCTTCAAAATTTGCAAAAGTTCATCAAAGAGGATTAGTATTAGGTATCTTTAATGCCCATGGTTATTTAGGTACTTTTATTGGGGGTGTTTTAGGTGGTATTTTCTTTGAAAAAGTATCTTTATCTTCTTTAGTTATGGTTATAGCTGTAGTTTGTCTTATTTGGATTATTTTGATTTTAACTATGCCTAATCCATCTAAGAAAAAAACTCTTTATGTACCTTTAACTAGTCAAGCTCAAAACAATAGTAAAAACCTTGATAAAATTTCAGAGATTGATGAATGGTATATAAATGATACTGAACAAACTATTGTAATAAAATATGATAGTGACCTAATCGAAGAAAGTATGATTCTTAATACTTTAAGACCTTGA